The Deltaproteobacteria bacterium genomic sequence GCTCGAGTTCCTCGAGGGACGCGAGCTCCCCGGGGTGCACGCGCTCGACGAGCCTGCGACGGAGCCGCTCACATGAATCGCACCCCGCTGATCGCCGGCAACTGGAAGATGCACGGGACGCGCGACGAGGCCGTGGCGCTCGCCAGGGCGCTCGCCGAGACGGTCGGGCGCGTCACCGGCCGCGAGGTGGCGATCGCCCCGCCCTTCACGGCCCTCGAGCCGGTCGCCCGCGAGATCGCCGGCACGCAGATCCGTCTCGGGGCACAGAACGTCCACTGGGAGCCGAAGGGCGCCTACACCGGCGAGATATCGACGGCGATGGTGCGCGAGGCGGGGTGCACGTACGTCATCATCGGGCACTCCGAGCGCCGCCAGCACTTCGGCGAGACCGACGAGACCGTGAATCGCCGGCTGCACGCCGTCCTCGGCGCCGAGCTCGTGCCGATCGTGTGCGTCGGCGAGACGCTCGCCGAGCGCGACGCCGACGCGACCGCCGCGATCGTCGAGCGGCAGGTGGCGAGCGCCTTCGCCGGCGCCTCGTCCGCCCAGATCGCCCGGTGCGTCATCGCCTACGAGCCCGTCTGGGCCATCGGCACGGGCGTCACCGCAACGCCTGGCCAGGCGCAGGAAGTGCACCACGCGATCCGCCGCCAGCTCGTGGGACTTGCCTCGGACACGACGGCCGGGCGCATCCGCATCCTCTATGGCGGCAGCGTGAAAGCCGCTAATATCGATACCCTCATGGCCGAGCCCGACATCGACGGCGCGCTCGTCGGGGGCGCGAGCCTGGACCCGGCCGAGTTCACGCGAATCGTCCGTTACGAGGAGAAGCCGCAATGATGGGAATGCTCTACAGCTACGTGATCCCCGCGATCCACGTCTTCGCCTGTTTCTTCCTGATCGTCGTGGTGCTGCTCCAGACCGGCAAGGGCGCCGACATGGGTGCGGTCTTCGGCGGCGGCAGCCAGACGCTCTTCGGCTCGAGCGGCGCGGGCAACTTCTTGACCAAGCTCACCGCCGGCACGGCGATCGCCTTCATGGTGACGTCGCTCATCCTGACCTACGGCGCGAGCCGGAACCCCAGCTCCACCCTGGTCCACCGCCTGCCCGCCACGGCCGCCGAGCCGGCGCCCGCGGCTCCTCCCGAGGCGGCGGGCGAACCGTCGTCGCCGCCGGCCGGAGCGGAGGCGCCTGCCGAGGCGCCGGCGGAAGCGCCGCCTGCGGGACAGCAGTAGGCGCCGGGGCGCGTGCTCGACAGCGTCGGGGGCCTTTGTTAGGAGCGGTGCTCCCCCTTGTGCGAGGATGGCGGAATTGGCAGACGCGCTAGTTTGAGGGGCTAGTGGGCTAAACACCCGTGGGGGTTCAAGTCCCCCTCCTCGCATTCCGGCAGCTTCGCGAAGTCGCGTACTTGCGGAGTCTGCTCCCTGTGACTTCCCCTCCAGGGGGAGCCCAAACGGACGTTTTCGAGCCCGAAAAACGAGCTGTCTTGTTGGGGAACGCGGTTCACCTCACCTATCGCTCGTGCTGAGCCACGGTTCGACTTGGCTCCGAGCGTTCCCGACCGCCCTGCCAACCGCTTCGGCACAGGCCGCCGAGATACGTCCCCTCTTCGCGGCCCCACGCGCAATCGTGGCGGACCTCTGCAGCCGCTTCATCACCCGGGTAACGCCACTCTTCGCCTTCCTCTCGCTGTCCGTGCTCGCTACCTGCTCGAGCAAACGGAGCGCCTGGCGAATCCGTCGATTCAGCCCGGCAGGCAGCTGCTCGCTCTCGCAGAGCGGCCCCGCCACCGCCAGCGCGACCGCCGCGCAGACGTCCCCACAGACGGACGCGCAGGGAGCCGTCGAACCCACGGCCGAGCCCTCGACCACACATCCGTGATCTGCCTCGCCCTGCGCCAGACTGATGCTCGTGACTTCGAGCTGGAGGGTGTCAGCGATCTTACCGAAAACGATCGCAGTC encodes the following:
- a CDS encoding triose-phosphate isomerase codes for the protein MNRTPLIAGNWKMHGTRDEAVALARALAETVGRVTGREVAIAPPFTALEPVAREIAGTQIRLGAQNVHWEPKGAYTGEISTAMVREAGCTYVIIGHSERRQHFGETDETVNRRLHAVLGAELVPIVCVGETLAERDADATAAIVERQVASAFAGASSAQIARCVIAYEPVWAIGTGVTATPGQAQEVHHAIRRQLVGLASDTTAGRIRILYGGSVKAANIDTLMAEPDIDGALVGGASLDPAEFTRIVRYEEKPQ
- the secG gene encoding preprotein translocase subunit SecG, which translates into the protein MLYSYVIPAIHVFACFFLIVVVLLQTGKGADMGAVFGGGSQTLFGSSGAGNFLTKLTAGTAIAFMVTSLILTYGASRNPSSTLVHRLPATAAEPAPAAPPEAAGEPSSPPAGAEAPAEAPAEAPPAGQQ